DNA from Musa acuminata AAA Group cultivar baxijiao chromosome BXJ1-5, Cavendish_Baxijiao_AAA, whole genome shotgun sequence:
TCTTCAAGCACGTCCAGAAGATGTTGTCGGGCGGCAGCGCCGTCATCGCCGAGACCGGCGACTCGTGGTTCAACTGCCAGAAACTGAAGTTGCCGGAAGGCTGCGGGTAGGCGCCGTCGACCTGCGGGTGCATGCACTTGAGAAGAAAGCGTACTGCTTTCTTTGGATCTAACTTGGCTTTTGCTCCACAGGTACGAGTTCCAAATGCAGTACGGATCCATCGGCTGGTCCGTCGGGGCGACTCTGGGTTATGCGCAGGCCGTGAAGGGCAGCAAGCGTGTGATTGCCTTCATCGGCGACGGAAGCTTTCAGGTACCCGTTCCGATTCACGATGCGATGTGTTTGTGATGTGGCGCGTGCGTCAGTGGGGGTTGTGACGCGTTAAGCGCGCGGTGAACCGCAGGTGACAGCGCAGGACGTATCGACGATGCTGCGCTGCGGGCAGAACAGCATCATCTTCCTCATAAACAACGGCGGGTACACCATCGAGGTGGAGATCCACGACGGGCCTTACAATGTCATCAAGAACTGGGACTACACCGGCCTGGTGGACGCCATCCACAACGGCGAGGGCAAGTGCTGGACCACGAAGGTGACCGTGCGAACTGGTACAGGCGGATTGGGTTCTGTTTGCCACGGATCTAAGCTCCGTGTTTGTGCAGGTGCGACACGAGGAGGAGCTGAAGGAGGCGATCGAGACGGCGATGGGGTCGAAGCAGGACTGCCTGTGCTTCATCGAGGTCATCGTGCATAAGGATGACACCAGCAAAGAGTTGCTGGAGTGGGGCTCCAGAGTCTGCTCTGCCAACAGCAGGGCACCAAATCCGCAGTAGAAAGTCGTCGTACTCGACTGGCAACAATAAATCAAACAGCCCATAGTTGCCGATGTATTGATCATACGATGAAGTCGAGTATTGGTTCATGTTCTTGCGTCCGAGACTATCGTCGATCGCCTGTGCGACTAGTCATTATAAGCAATACTCTTTTCTCAACGAAATGGTTTCCGAGTCATGCCTGGAAAGTTGAGAGCTCGCTCTTTTCTATAGAACACACGTAAAATGAACATAAATCAGTGCTTGGTTGTGATTTTTCTATAGGACACTATTCATCGTCTGTCCTccaaatcctaacttaatttgttGGATGGGGGATAGCATCTCCTCCCACCTGAAAGACCAAATCCAAACGTAATTTGTTGGGGGGCATAACATCTCCCTCCTCCACGTTTGCATGAATTATGCTTCCGCAATCGGACGGCGATGGTACCGGCGAAGTCCAACATTTGATCCAAAACAGCATCTGGTTTCCTATAGATACTCATCGCtcctcaagaagaagaagaagacgagtcaAAGAAGAAGTCATCTTCGTGCCCCACGGCCAGCCGATGGAATGCAAGCCCATGGAGCCGGTGCGGGTGAACGTGCTCTTCAAGCATGTCCGAAAGATGCTGTCCGGAAGCACCGCTGTCATCGCCGAGGCCTGCGACTCGTGGTTCAACTGCCGGAAACTGAAGTTGCCGGAAGGCTGCGGGAAGGCGCCCTCGATCTGCGGGTGCATGCACTTCACACGAACGCATACTGCTTTCTTTGGATCGTTCACCGGAGAAAGATCTAACTTGGCTTTTGCTCCTCAGATACGAGTTCCAAATGCAGTGCGGATCCATCGGCTGGTCCGTCGGGGCGACTCTGGGTTCCGCGCAGGCAGGCCGTGAAGGGCAGCAAGCGTGTGATTGCCTTCATCGGCGACGGAAGCTTTAAGGTACCCGTTCCGATTCACGATGCGATGTGTTTGTGATATGGCGCGTGCGTCAGTGGGGGTTGTGATGCGTTAACCGCGCCGTGAACCGCAGGTGACAGCGCAGGACGTGTCGACGATGCTGCGCGGCGGGCAGAACAGCATCATCTTCCTCATAAACAACGGCGGGCACACCATCGAGGTGGAGATCCACGACGGGCCTTACAATGTCAACAAGAACTGGGACTACACCGGCCTGGTGGACGCCATCCACGAAGGTAAACGTCCAAGCTGGTACAGGCAATAGGGTTCTGTTTGCCATGGATCTAAGCTCCGTGTTTGCGCAGGTGCGACACGAGGAGGAGCTGAAGGAGGCGATCGAGACGGCGATGGGGTGGAAGCGGGGCTGCCTATGCTTCATCGAGGTCATCGTGCACAAGGATGACACCAGCAAAGAGTTGCTGGAGTGGAGCTCCGGAGTCTGCTCTGCCAACAGCAGGGCACCAAATCCGCAGCAGAAGTCGTCGCACTCGAGTGGAAACAATAAATCAAACAGCCCATAGTTGCCGATATATTTATCATGTAATTAAGTACAATGCACTTTCATCTCATGCTTGCCTCCGAGACTACAGCTGATCGGCAATGGTGTTTTCTCTTGATGGAAGCTTTTTGTGTTCATTTCTTATAGGTCGACAAAAACAACATAAATCATCAGTGTTCGGATGCTATCTTCCTTCCTAAAGGCCTCAAAACACGAACATGAATCTATATGTAATGCGAACCATGTGACGCCCAATCTACGAGTGAAAGCTGCATGGTTGGAGCATTATGAGACCAACCGAGAGTTCTTAAATCAGCAGCCCTTTGAACCGTAAGAAACAGAGAGACGCCGATCGTTTCGGAGTTCTTTAATGTTTCGAGGAGCGTCACACGCTCCGAGCCGTCAACCAAACCAATGATCGTTAACTGGAATCGTGTAAATTCGCTTTGACTAAGCAAAATCATGAGCCAACATGATGAGTTCGACGACTCCCACCCCTCATTTTGCGGTAGTCAACGTTGTCATGCTCCGACACGTCCATGACTCGCTCCGCGGCACTCCAAAGATGCGACCCAAAAAAGTTCCGTGTGGTCGGATCATAACCAAGTTTCATCGAACGAAAGCATTCTCCTAAATATTATTGAAGGCACCTAATTCGACCCAAAACCATGGCTATTGTGTGGAACAAAGGAATAAGAATCTGCAGAGTCATACCAAAACAACGAAAAATAACAATGGAAAGTTTCGAGTTTTATTGACTTCCACTGGTTGTGACAACGAGTGATGACTGCAACAGACCCAACTCCCCAGCATTCCAACCCCATGCTGCCAGCCCAAGCCACACTCACAGAAGCAACAACGCCAACATTGACAGCAACAAGAAGAAGCAGAGCATCTGATTCCTTCGAACAACCCAACCCCACTTGGCTCACCAACACTGCGAACGCTTGAACATTCCTGGCATATCCCTTCCACAAGAATCTCCTCCTCCATGTCGTTTACCGAATTAGCCTCGTCCGAGTCCCTTACCAGCTTCCAGTCATCACCACGCCAACCAGGAACTTCTCCGTCCGAAGCCAATTCCCTCATTCTTCCTCTGGCGCAAGCCATCACCTCGTCGTCTTCGTGATCGTAGCTACAGCTAGCATATTCGTCGTCgtcgcggtggtggtggtggagttcCATAGTAGCCCACTCGAGAACGCCTCGCGGCGATGGCTCGGCGATCGCAACTTCTTCGGCCAAGAAAGGATGCCGTAGTAGCTGCTCCGCCGTCCACCGCTCGCTTGCGTTCCTCCTCAAACACTTGTCGAGAAAATCCCGGCCCATGTTCGACAGCCGAGCCGGGAATTCCGGTATCTCGTCGCCGCAGCCGATCTTGAGCAGAGCTCCAACCGCATCTTCAGTGGCCATGTTAGGCCAGGGTTGTGCTCCGGTGACCATTTCGATGACCGTGCACCCGAGCGACCACACGTCCGACGCTGGTGTCGGCAACTCCCCTCTGGCGACCTCCGGCGCCATCCACAGCGGCGTCCCGCGCACCCAGTTGGGCCCGTCTCCGACCCCGCTCGCGCCCGCGATCCTCAACGCGGCGCCGAAGTCCGCGAGCTTGGCCACGCCCCGGTCGCGGCCCAACAGGACGTTCTGGCCCTTGACGTCGCAGTGCACGACTCCGGCGACGTCGTGGAGGTAACGAAGTGCTCGCGCCACGCAGCGCGTGTAAGCGCACACTTGGAGCTCGTCCATGGAGCGACCCTTCGCCGCAGCGGAACCCGCCACCGTGCCGCCGGGCATGTACTCGACGTGCAGGTTCCGGCAGGTACCGGCACGAGGCTCCTGGCTCGTGTCGTTGCCGAGATAGGTGACGATGTAAGGCGAGCAAAGGGACTCGAGGATTCGGATCTCGTTCTCCAAACACCAGACGGAAGCAGGAGAAGATGAACTCAGACTGACAGACTTCACGGCAGAAACGTAACCGGTGGATTCGTGCAAGGCGAGATGGACGGTGCCGAAGGAACCAGCTCCGACGGGGCTTCCCCTGACCCAGCTCCTAATGCAGCGCTCCATTTGAGGAAGGTTTGAACTCTGGAAGAGAGGGGATTCCAGTGTTGGATAACAGCACGCAGGCTGGGAGAGGCCAACTATATAAAGGATGAAGGTGGAGGCTGAGTCGACTCGGTGGGGGTTTATTGGCATGGATGATGTGGATGATCGATGTCGTTTGGGTGTGGACCGTGTTGGAGAAGAGAAGGTGGGCTAAGTGGGTGGGGGATTCATGGCTTGTGGATGCAGAGGAGGAGCACACGACGCATGTTGGCCAAGTCTGGGACAGGAGGAGACGTGCACAAGTCCTCGCCGGCATACCAGTTGGTGAACACGCCTACTTTCCCTTTCTGGGAGTAGGGTTCGGTCGCAGGCTTCACATTTTGGCCTTAGTTATGTGACTCGAGTCAGCTTAGCAGGTCATGAGATTGGCTTTCATTCAATTAGGTCGCATCAAGTTCTTCCTGTGACATTATGAATGGAGGAATGGGACAAAGATCCACATAACCACAGGAAGAGCGCATGGAACGGGAAGCAGCTGCGGGCTGCCAACATGAGGAGGGCCACATGCCGGTGGAAAGCGAGACAAATAGGCAAAAACACTGCGCCAGCAAAACATAGCGGCTAACCTTCGCCGAGCAGGCACCCGCTGCTTTTCTTGGTCTTGAGTCGGTGCATGTCAGGGGACATTACCCGTGACGTGAGAAAGACCGGACCGGTCAATGTTGACTGACCATTAGAATCAAATCTGGCATCTCATTTCGAGGGAAGGAAAAGCATGAAAAAGACACATCACAGGAAGACACTGCCTTGATGAGTTCGGCATCTGTTCTCGACCTCGGCCAGCCCAAAACAGTAGTCCCGGTGGCATTGAAATACGTTTAGTATGTGTTGTTCTTCTCAGGACTCCCTCGGTCATGCAAACAGTGGATTCGTGTCGTTGTTTCCTGCACATACGCCCGACGTGTCGCCACCAGAAACCATGAACCCTCGGTTTCGTCCATGTAAACTCGTACGCGGCACGCTCTCCGTCCATCTCCCGTGGTCTTTCCGTCTCTATTTATGATGGCGACAAGGTGATATACATTCTCGTTAAAGGTGCGAGTTAGAAGGATCGATGTCGACGGAACAGGAGCGGCGCGAACTCGACGAGAGGGCGAGGAAGGGTGAGACCGTCGTCCCCGGCGGAACGGGCGGGAAGAGCCTGGAGGCGCAGGAGCACCTAGCGGAAGGTATACGTGCACGAAGGCTGATCTTGTTTTGAAGCTTCTTCGATCTGAGTCATCTTGTTGCGATGGTATAACATCGGGTCCAGGGCGTAGCCGCGGTGGGCAGACGAGGAAGGAGCAGCTGGGCACGGAAGGGTACCAGGAGATGGGGCGCAAGGGCGGGCACAGCACCGGAGTCGGAGGGGCGATGCGCGAGGGCGGCGACGTCGACGAGACCAAGTGAGGGATGGTGGATGTAGGGGTGAGGAGCAGCCGGTGGGCGTGGGTTTGGGGTTTGCGTCTGTTAGTGTTGGGGTCGTCTTGTGCCACGCTCGTCTCAGTATCCGACCTCTGAATGGTAACGTGTGTGGTTCTCGTGGTCTGCTTCAATGGAGTCCGTGGTTTGGTTTAATCGACTTTGCGGCGTTCGTGATCCTGTGAGACCATTTGTTGCTGTTCTTTCTTGCTGTATCCACTTGTGTTCATGATGGTTTCACCCTCATTAACCTCTGCTTACACCCAATTTGTTTCACGCTTTTGACTTTTCGTCCCTTCTCTTCGTTGGGCGATCAAGTTGATGTCGCAATAACGTATTACTTTAGGTGATTTCAACTCGGTCTGCTGAGAGATGCGTCTGCCAAAATTCCAGGCCACCAGAGATGATGAACAAGACTGGGCCAATCCCAATGGAGCAGACCACAACCTGATTGAATTCACTCGACCAATCCCACCTACATATGATTCGAACTATATCTAATTTTCGCACATGAAAAACGAAAtaagaaattaaaagaaaaatagaGAAGAAACAGGAAAAACCTGTGTCGCACTCGTTCTCTTGGTTCTTTACGCTGCGTCCCTTTCTCCACCCCCGCCGTGTGACCACATGACGTACAGCATGCGCTCACAGCGATCACGACGTGTGGGTGGCAACCATTCAATGGCGGTGGACGTCGTGTTGCTGTCACCTAACCCAACTCGGTGACATCCCACAAATCCCCAATCAAAAGAAGGTAAAATTGTGCGGAAGATATACCAAAATCAATGTACTAGGTGGGAGACCGAAAGATTTGTGTGTGATCTGTGTGTGTGTTGGTTGGGCCATGGCCGGGAAGCGATTCGGGCGTAGAGGAACTCGTTCCAGGTGTCGGGGAGGCCCGGGAGGCACCAGTGGATGCAGTCGGCGAAGGTGGCGGGGTCGGCCTGCTGCTCCGCAGTCAGCAGCTTCCCCCGCCGGAGCGTGTGCACCGACGTGTGCGCGTCCTTGCGGAACTCCGACAGCGCCGTGATCTTGATGAACGACACCGGCAGCCGCATCGACTGGATCACGCTCTCCTCCACCGCGAACAGCCGCCAGTCCGTGCCGACCTCCAGTGGGCGCGTCATGTCCATCACCGGCATCGTCTCCAGCGCGCACTTGATCCCCTCCGGGTTGTCCCAGTCCTCGCTCCTGTTGTCATCAACAAGCCATGGATTCCTCACTCATCTAAACTGACGCAATTCTTCTCTCAAAAGACTCGAGTTCAAGGCATGAAAGAAGATAACTTTGTGGTGACCACGGAAACCGGGGTTTACCAACCCTGAAAAAGTCAACTTCATATGACGATAGGTGTTGCTCTCATCAGGCCATGCGAGGAAGACAAACCTCCCCTCAATGTCGGCCGAGATGATATCAGACACCTTAACCAACTAGATTACTCCATAATTAAGGAGAGAACCACCGGGCACCGTGTGGCTCAGCACACGGATATGGACCGTGAGTTGACGTCTCCTTGGCTGTTCTCACTGAAACAGCTATTGGAGGAAGAAAAGTGATGATGTGACTCTGATTAGCTGGATTCAGTGAACCGCGAGAGGGAGAGGAAGCTTCGGAGCTAACCTCATGTGGTTGGGGGACAGGCTCATGAAGAACACCATCGTCTTCTTGGGATTCACATTCCTGTGCACCCACCTCGCCCATATTCTCAGGACTCTTCTGTAAGCTGCAGCCCGTTCGATCCTACTGTACTTGGTCGATCCTCGCCTGTTGCCATGGAATTGGAAGCTCGTCATCGGACCAACATGAACGGCGCAACAATTAGCTCGAAGTCATCAGGTGGAGATTAGTACTCACAGGACTGTCATCTTGGGTGTGTTCATCCACCAGATGTAGGTGTTGAAGATCAAGTAATCCACGCCCTTCCAATGCTTCCCGTGCTTGGCGATCGAATTGGTGATGACGCGGTTCGGGACGCTGTGAATTCTGGGGTCGTCGGCGTTCGATTCCACCAGGAACGGCGCCCAGTAGAACTCCACCGTAGCATTGTAATCCTGCCATCATGCAAGAGGATCAAAGACCTCGTCTAAATGTAACCCGATCCACAAGAAATTCCGGGGTGCAGATTAGTCCTGCTACCTCGGCTCTGAAAACGTTGAGCGAGCCGTTCTTGGTGAGAGTCTTCTTGCCCCATGGGATGGCGGATTGGACCAAGCACACCATCGATTCCCACTGGTTCCTGTTGAGAGAGTCCCCCACGAACATGAGACGCTTCCCTCTCAGCCTCTCCAGCAGCACTCTCGCGTCGAATCTGCATGAACATCGACAGAAATCAAATCCAGAACATCTATTAGATTCAAGCGATATAAGGAATCCAAAAGTAGGACGAATTAGAAGTGATACCAAGGATGGGTACATGCCTCGGCAAGCTACAGTCCCGGGGCTGCCACCGCCACTTCTGGTAGTTGTCGTCGCGGCGGCCGTTCCTCATGCACGTCACCTGCTCCGTCAGGAACTGGCACTCGTGTTCTTTGTAAAGCGGGTAGGAGACGTCGTCGTAGACCCATCGGCCTTCGAAGAGGTCGCAAGTCTCCGGCACGTTGAGGACTACGCGCTGCGGCTTCGCCTCCGACTTGTGCTGGTCGGATATGACAGACTGCTGCTCGTGCCCCTGATTCCTGGCGGACGGCAACCGGGCCACCTGCGTCACGTTGACGGTCACCGATGCCCTTGCACCCTCCCTTTCGGGTTCTTGGCGGCCCTCTTCGTCAGTTGGCGGTTGTTCTCTGGCAATCGCGTCGCTTCCTTCCCTCTGCAACACCGGTCGCTCCTCCTCGGCCTCCTCCTCTGCTACCTTTGTGCTATCGAGGATAAGTCCCTCGTGTCTTGGTTTAGCTATAGCGAGCTCTTGATGGGCCAATTCCTGGGACTTGGCTCTAGAATTCCTGAGGGAGAACTCGGCGATCGAGTTGAAGTCCTCGCTGTACATCAACATGACGAGAATCAAGACAAAGAAGAGGAAAACGGACACGGGGTTCCTGCCATGCTTCCGGGCGCTGCTCAGCAGCGGGCGCTTCATAGCCGGAGTCCTCGATGAGAGAACGACCGTTCTCCGGCCTGGCGATCGCATCTCATGTGGGCCGAAGAGGAGAGGAGGCGGCAGAAGCAACAGGAGTTAGGAAGAGGCGTGTTCGAGTGGTagagagaaggaagaaagagGACAAAGAAGGAAAACGACGGGTTCTTTCATCGGAGTGCTTGGTCTGGTGTTGGGACGGATATTAAACTCGTGTTAAGGCCCACCGAGCTCAAGCATATGCCGCACAAAGGCGAGGAACCAGGTTCCAGCTCCGAATCGCGTGTCCACTTGCCCTGAGCTTTGAACTCTACGGTGATGGTGAGGGCTTGCCTGCTACTTCCAAGTCTTCTTCGCCAAGCTAAGTTGGCTGTAGCTGATCGAAGAAAAGTCAAATGTCTCGTAACTCACGGATGCTGGCGTCGTCCTTGCCCATTTGAAGCAACCAAGCATTGATCTCCATGGTAGTAGATGGGTTGCAGCTGTCAGCGTTAAATGTATACTTTCACGAGCTGCAGAAATTTTAAACCATCAAATTAATAGATTATATAGGATgattttagaatatatatatatatatatagagagagagagagagagagagagagtaatccTTTCCTTAAAAGAATACATTTAAAATCTAGGAAAGGTGAATGATTAGAAGTGATTTGGATTCAGCGGTGGCCCACTGTATGCACATGCAACACATATGGCATTCGATCGCTTAAAAGTCTATGAGTTGATATATCATTGGGTGTTATAGTTTGGATTGTTAGATCAATTGGATGATGCCATTCCAATCAACCAAATGGGAATACACCTAATTTCTTTGAATTCCATCAGTCCCATTAGAGCTGCGCTGCTCTGCTCGAAGTCTATCATCTTTATTCATTCGTCCGCACACCTAATCCCACCACAGCATCAGACATGTCGAACCATACGCTATCATCCAAAACATGCGCTCACCaccttctctttctcctctttgGATCTGATGGGAAATGGTTCGTAGCAAGGAGAGAACAAACCATCGAGTTCCATGATTGATGTTGCGGCTGCTCAAAATAATTCGGCCATTGAAGCACCTCACCGAACACATGGCGAGCATGGGTTGCGCGACCACCGTCCGCCGGATTCCACGGGCATTTGAGCGTGGCTGCCTTCGACGTCGGTCTCGGAATGAGAATGGGAACGCCGACTCTCGTCCTCCGAGGACCAGCCCGTCCACCACTTGCAGCTTCGGGATTACGGAGCTCAGGCTGTGTGTTCTGATAgaatatcattaaaatatgaaattatatttttaatttagttacgatttaataatcaattataattttaaatatataatttgattAAGTAATTCGATTGCAtgattgaaaaaaaatatatttttcttaaaatctgtataaatatatattatttaaatgaATAAATCACTCGTCTTCTCATCAATTCATCATAGTATCATAGTTCTTTTTGCCTCAAGCAAGACTTTTCCTTTTTCGTTGTTTAACGACAATAATCCTTCTCCGTTGGTCTATCATAACAATTACCTTAGTATCATTTTCCTCTTCTCCCCAACCATCCTTCTCCCATGCCAAGATCTCTCACAATTGATAGTGGCAATAAG
Protein-coding regions in this window:
- the LOC135674794 gene encoding mitogen-activated protein kinase kinase kinase 17-like, giving the protein MPINPHRVDSASTFILYIVGLSQPACCYPTLESPLFQSSNLPQMERCIRSWVRGSPVGAGSFGTVHLALHESTGYVSAVKSVSLSSSSPASVWCLENEIRILESLCSPYIVTYLGNDTSQEPRAGTCRNLHVEYMPGGTVAGSAAAKGRSMDELQVCAYTRCVARALRYLHDVAGVVHCDVKGQNVLLGRDRGVAKLADFGAALRIAGASGVGDGPNWVRGTPLWMAPEVARGELPTPASDVWSLGCTVIEMVTGAQPWPNMATEDAVGALLKIGCGDEIPEFPARLSNMGRDFLDKCLRRNASERWTAEQLLRHPFLAEEVAIAEPSPRGVLEWATMELHHHHRDDDEYASCSYDHEDDEVMACARGRMRELASDGEVPGWRGDDWKLVRDSDEANSVNDMEEEILVEGICQECSSVRSVGEPSGVGLFEGIRCSASSCCCQCWRCCFCECGLGWQHGVGMLGSWVCCSHHSLSQPVEVNKTRNFPLLFFVVLV
- the LOC135674795 gene encoding em-like protein GEA6, whose product is MSTEQERRELDERARKGETVVPGGTGGKSLEAQEHLAEGRSRGGQTRKEQLGTEGYQEMGRKGGHSTGVGGAMREGGDVDETK
- the LOC135674793 gene encoding protein trichome birefringence-like 28 translates to MRSPGRRTVVLSSRTPAMKRPLLSSARKHGRNPVSVFLFFVLILVMLMYSEDFNSIAEFSLRNSRAKSQELAHQELAIAKPRHEGLILDSTKVAEEEAEEERPVLQREGSDAIAREQPPTDEEGRQEPEREGARASVTVNVTQVARLPSARNQGHEQQSVISDQHKSEAKPQRVVLNVPETCDLFEGRWVYDDVSYPLYKEHECQFLTEQVTCMRNGRRDDNYQKWRWQPRDCSLPRFDARVLLERLRGKRLMFVGDSLNRNQWESMVCLVQSAIPWGKKTLTKNGSLNVFRAEDYNATVEFYWAPFLVESNADDPRIHSVPNRVITNSIAKHGKHWKGVDYLIFNTYIWWMNTPKMTVLRGSTKYSRIERAAAYRRVLRIWARWVHRNVNPKKTMVFFMSLSPNHMRSEDWDNPEGIKCALETMPVMDMTRPLEVGTDWRLFAVEESVIQSMRLPVSFIKITALSEFRKDAHTSVHTLRRGKLLTAEQQADPATFADCIHWCLPGLPDTWNEFLYARIASRPWPNQHTHRSHTNLSVSHLVH